One Pectobacterium polaris DNA window includes the following coding sequences:
- the sgrR gene encoding HTH-type transcriptional regulator SgrR: MSSPRLQQQFIRLWQHFQGQTTDTTLQELTGVLNCSRRHIRSLLNAMQQEGWLIWQAEAGRGKRSQLSFVYTGLALQQQRAEDLLEQDRIEQLVQLVGDKEAVRQMLLAHLGRSFRQGKHILRILYYRPLRNLLPGSALRRSEMHIARQIFSGLTNINEENGEIKPDLAHHWQMLAPLHWRFYLRPAIRFHHGRELTMDDVITSLKRLTAWPLFSHLETVTSPMPFVIDIRLSSPDNWLPWLLGSVHAMILPQEWQTLPDFAQHPIGTGPYAVVRNNSNQLKIRAFDDYFGYRALIDEVNIWVLPDEPEEMPVSVQFQSDDSRHEQLESRMEEGCYFLLFDKRSPLAERPEVRRWLWQVFNPISLLSHADASHQRDWSPAYSLLPRWHHHHPDDRQPIPAGLTQVTLTFYHEHPEYRILSEIMRALLAQHGVTLHIQTVSYEDWYQGNAESDIWFSSVNCYLPLEFSLFAMLYELPLVQHCLDDDLHADAQQWRNHSLPMAEWCEKLIGSGQVHPLLHHWLQLQGQRSMRGVRMNMLGWFDFKSAWFAPPER, from the coding sequence ATGTCTTCCCCTCGATTGCAACAACAGTTCATCCGCCTGTGGCAACACTTTCAGGGGCAAACCACCGACACCACGCTGCAAGAGTTAACCGGGGTGTTGAACTGTTCACGCCGCCATATCCGCTCATTGCTGAACGCGATGCAGCAGGAAGGCTGGCTCATCTGGCAAGCAGAAGCAGGAAGGGGAAAGCGCTCACAGTTATCCTTTGTGTATACCGGATTAGCACTACAGCAGCAGCGTGCCGAGGATCTGCTGGAGCAGGATCGCATTGAGCAGCTAGTGCAGTTGGTGGGTGACAAAGAAGCGGTACGCCAGATGTTACTTGCCCACCTTGGGCGGAGTTTCCGGCAGGGAAAGCATATTCTGCGCATCCTCTATTACCGCCCCTTACGCAACCTACTACCTGGCTCCGCGCTGCGGCGTTCGGAAATGCACATTGCGCGGCAAATTTTTAGCGGGCTGACCAATATAAATGAGGAAAATGGGGAAATAAAACCCGATCTTGCTCATCATTGGCAGATGCTGGCCCCGCTGCACTGGCGTTTTTATCTGCGTCCGGCCATTCGCTTCCATCATGGTCGCGAGCTCACGATGGATGATGTCATCACCTCCCTCAAGCGCCTCACCGCATGGCCACTGTTTTCGCACCTTGAAACCGTCACGTCACCGATGCCGTTCGTGATTGATATCCGGCTAAGCAGTCCGGATAACTGGCTGCCGTGGCTTTTAGGCAGCGTGCACGCCATGATTTTGCCGCAGGAATGGCAAACGCTACCCGATTTCGCCCAACACCCAATTGGCACCGGCCCTTATGCCGTGGTGCGTAATAACAGTAACCAGCTAAAGATCCGCGCTTTTGATGATTATTTTGGCTATCGGGCACTGATTGATGAGGTCAACATCTGGGTACTGCCGGATGAACCGGAGGAAATGCCGGTCTCCGTCCAATTCCAGTCTGATGATTCTCGCCATGAACAGTTGGAAAGCCGGATGGAAGAAGGCTGCTATTTCCTGCTGTTCGATAAACGTTCACCGCTTGCTGAACGCCCGGAGGTTCGTCGCTGGCTCTGGCAGGTCTTTAACCCGATTTCGCTACTCAGCCACGCCGATGCCAGCCACCAGCGCGACTGGTCCCCCGCTTACAGCCTGTTGCCACGCTGGCATCATCACCATCCAGACGACCGCCAGCCTATTCCCGCAGGGCTGACGCAGGTGACGCTGACCTTTTATCATGAGCACCCTGAGTACCGGATATTAAGCGAGATTATGCGCGCGCTGCTGGCACAGCATGGCGTCACGCTGCATATCCAGACGGTCAGCTACGAAGACTGGTATCAAGGCAATGCCGAAAGCGATATCTGGTTTAGCAGTGTGAATTGCTATTTACCGCTCGAGTTCTCCCTGTTCGCGATGCTCTACGAACTCCCACTGGTGCAGCACTGTCTGGATGACGATCTGCATGCGGACGCACAGCAGTGGCGCAATCACTCATTGCCGATGGCGGAATGGTGTGAAAAGCTGATCGGTAGCGGCCAGGTGCACCCTCTTCTGCATCACTGGCTACAGCTTCAGGGTCAGCGCAGTATGCGCGGCGTCAGGATGAATATGCTGGGCTGGTTTGATTTTAAATCCGCCTGGTTTGCACCGCCGGAGCGCTGA
- a CDS encoding LysR family transcriptional regulator produces the protein MDRFQAMEIFMRVVDAGSFKKAAETMHVLPSTVTRSIKELESHLGARLLNRTTRALSITDVGLRYYDSCKAILHDVHAAESVTAQQKEELHGTIRIGATSSLVKNFLIPTLPDFFERHPGIKLDFHLGDATVDIVQQGIDCVIRTGEPPLSRLVARRLGAFHWYICASPRYLEKHGYPTTLDSLKEHTAVGYTHSRTGRSTRWDFHDGARTVAIPITAQISVNDTDAYVAAGVAGLGLIRIASYMVRQQLADGHLVRLLPDISAPLEPLFILYPQSRHLSPAIRAFIDWCTARIGQEAVKW, from the coding sequence ATGGATCGGTTTCAGGCCATGGAAATATTCATGCGTGTGGTCGATGCGGGTAGTTTCAAAAAAGCGGCGGAAACCATGCATGTTTTACCCTCCACCGTAACCCGCAGCATTAAGGAACTCGAATCACATCTGGGGGCTCGGTTACTCAACCGAACAACACGAGCGCTCAGCATTACGGATGTTGGCCTGCGCTATTACGACAGTTGCAAAGCGATCTTGCATGATGTGCATGCCGCTGAAAGCGTAACGGCACAGCAAAAGGAAGAACTGCATGGAACGATCAGAATCGGGGCGACATCTTCTCTGGTCAAAAATTTCCTTATCCCTACACTGCCCGACTTCTTTGAACGTCATCCCGGAATAAAGTTGGACTTCCACTTGGGTGATGCCACCGTGGATATCGTCCAGCAGGGTATCGACTGTGTCATCAGAACCGGAGAACCTCCGTTATCACGACTGGTCGCACGGCGACTCGGTGCGTTCCATTGGTATATTTGCGCTTCCCCGCGCTATCTAGAGAAGCATGGTTACCCTACAACGTTAGACTCGCTCAAAGAGCACACCGCAGTAGGATATACCCACAGCCGGACAGGGCGTTCAACTCGCTGGGATTTTCACGATGGCGCGCGCACCGTAGCGATTCCAATAACAGCACAGATCAGCGTAAATGACACTGATGCCTATGTTGCCGCTGGTGTAGCCGGTTTGGGGCTAATACGCATTGCCAGCTATATGGTGCGCCAGCAACTTGCTGATGGACATCTTGTCAGGCTACTTCCTGATATCAGTGCCCCGCTTGAACCTCTTTTCATTCTCTACCCACAAAGCCGCCACCTCTCGCCGGCGATCCGCGCCTTTATCGACTGGTGTACTGCGCGGATCGGGCAGGAGGCCGTTAAATGGTGA
- the thiB gene encoding thiamine ABC transporter substrate binding subunit, with amino-acid sequence MLKTSLSCLLLLSASAFAKPALTVYTYDSFASEWGPGPVIKTAFEKECECELNFVALEDGASLLNRLRMEGKNSKADIILGLDNNLLQAAEQTGLFAPHNLDARAVTVPGGWSNKTFVPYDYGYFAFVYNKNTLKNPPKSLHELVDSNEPWKVIYQDPRTSTPGLGLLLWMQKVYGDDAPQAWQKLAKKTVTVTKGWSEAYGLFLKGEADLVLSYTTSPAYHIIEEKKDNYAAATFSEGHYLQIEVAGQLASSKNPELAKRFMQFILSPTFQQAIPTTNWMYPAVKTDLPAGFATLAVPEKAMQFSAQEVADQRTQWIQAWQRAVSH; translated from the coding sequence GTGCTGAAAACCAGCCTGTCTTGCCTGCTACTGCTATCAGCTTCGGCTTTCGCCAAACCCGCGTTGACCGTTTATACCTATGATTCATTCGCTTCCGAATGGGGCCCAGGCCCTGTCATCAAGACCGCGTTTGAAAAAGAGTGTGAGTGCGAGCTGAACTTCGTCGCGCTGGAAGATGGTGCTTCGCTGCTGAACCGTCTGCGTATGGAAGGCAAGAACAGCAAAGCGGATATCATTCTGGGGCTGGACAACAACCTGTTGCAGGCGGCGGAACAAACCGGCCTGTTTGCGCCACACAATCTGGACGCCCGCGCCGTTACGGTGCCGGGCGGATGGAGCAATAAAACGTTCGTTCCTTATGACTACGGCTATTTCGCGTTTGTGTATAACAAAAACACGCTGAAGAACCCGCCGAAAAGCCTGCATGAGCTGGTGGACAGCAACGAACCGTGGAAAGTGATCTATCAGGATCCACGCACCAGCACGCCGGGGTTGGGTCTGCTGCTGTGGATGCAGAAAGTGTACGGCGACGATGCGCCGCAAGCCTGGCAGAAGCTAGCGAAAAAAACCGTCACCGTCACCAAAGGCTGGAGCGAAGCCTACGGTCTGTTCCTGAAAGGGGAAGCGGATCTGGTGCTGAGCTACACCACGTCGCCGGCCTATCACATCATTGAAGAGAAGAAAGACAATTACGCAGCAGCGACCTTCAGCGAAGGGCACTATCTGCAAATTGAAGTCGCCGGGCAGCTGGCGTCCAGCAAAAATCCCGAGCTGGCAAAACGCTTTATGCAGTTCATCCTGAGCCCAACCTTCCAGCAGGCGATTCCTACCACGAACTGGATGTATCCGGCGGTTAAAACTGATCTGCCAGCCGGCTTCGCGACGCTCGCGGTGCCGGAAAAAGCCATGCAGTTCAGCGCACAGGAAGTAGCCGACCAAAGGACGCAGTGGATTCAGGCATGGCAACGCGCCGTCAGCCACTAA
- the thiP gene encoding thiamine/thiamine pyrophosphate ABC transporter permease ThiP, translated as MATRRQPLIGGRLWPGLLATTLLISVAALAFGALWLQAPESQWRTLWHDSYLWHVIRFTFWQAFLSALFSTVPAIFLARALYRRRFPGHRWLLRLCAMTLVLPVLVAVFGLLSVYGRQGWLASALGWFDLKYTFSPYGLQGILLAHVFFNLPLATRLLLQSLEGIATEQRQLAANLGMNSWQHLHLLEWPALRRQILPTGALIFMLCFASFATVLSLGGGPQATTIELAIYQALSFDYDPGRAALLALIQMVCCLGLVLLSQRLGRILPVGSTQQLAWRNPQDSALSRLTDGLLISALLLLVVPPLLAVVVDGVNRSLVTVLQQPVLWQTLFTSLRIALGAGLLCLVLTMMLLWSSRELKLRQKPLYGQLMNLSGMLILAMPGIVLATGFFLLLNNSIGLPQSPYALVVFTNALMAIPYAIKVLENPMLDVAERYNRLCTSLDIRGWQRLKLIELAALKQPLAQALAFACVLSIGDFGVIALFGNEQFRTLPFYLYQQIGSYRSADGAVTALLLMLLCFMLFTLIEKLAGRHDRA; from the coding sequence ATGGCAACGCGCCGTCAGCCACTAATCGGCGGACGTCTGTGGCCAGGGTTACTGGCCACAACGCTGTTAATTTCCGTTGCCGCACTGGCTTTCGGCGCCCTGTGGCTACAGGCGCCAGAAAGCCAGTGGCGCACGCTATGGCATGACAGCTATCTCTGGCATGTCATTCGGTTTACCTTCTGGCAGGCCTTTCTCTCCGCGCTGTTCTCTACCGTTCCGGCCATTTTTCTCGCCAGAGCGCTGTATCGACGGCGCTTTCCCGGCCATCGCTGGCTGCTGCGCCTGTGTGCAATGACGCTGGTGCTACCCGTACTGGTGGCCGTGTTTGGCCTGCTCAGCGTTTACGGCCGCCAAGGCTGGCTGGCCTCTGCGCTGGGCTGGTTTGATCTGAAATACACGTTTTCGCCCTATGGGTTGCAGGGTATCCTGCTGGCGCACGTCTTCTTTAATCTGCCGCTGGCAACCCGATTGCTGTTGCAGTCGTTAGAAGGCATCGCTACCGAACAGCGTCAGTTGGCCGCGAATCTGGGCATGAACAGCTGGCAGCATTTACACCTGCTGGAATGGCCCGCCCTGCGCCGGCAGATTTTACCCACTGGCGCACTGATTTTTATGCTCTGCTTCGCCAGCTTTGCCACAGTGCTGTCGCTGGGCGGCGGCCCGCAGGCAACCACAATTGAGCTAGCTATCTATCAGGCATTAAGCTTTGATTACGATCCGGGGCGCGCGGCGCTGCTGGCGTTAATTCAGATGGTTTGCTGTCTTGGTTTGGTACTGCTGAGCCAGCGGCTGGGACGCATTCTGCCCGTCGGCAGCACACAGCAGCTTGCCTGGCGTAACCCGCAAGATAGCGCCTTAAGCCGCCTCACCGATGGCCTGCTGATTAGTGCGCTGTTGCTGCTGGTCGTCCCTCCTTTGCTGGCCGTAGTGGTGGATGGCGTGAATCGATCGCTGGTTACCGTGCTGCAACAGCCTGTGCTCTGGCAAACGCTGTTTACCTCGCTGCGCATTGCCTTAGGCGCGGGGCTGCTGTGTCTGGTGCTGACCATGATGCTGCTCTGGAGCAGTCGCGAGCTCAAATTACGCCAGAAGCCACTCTACGGACAGTTGATGAACCTGAGCGGTATGCTCATCCTCGCCATGCCCGGGATTGTGCTGGCAACCGGCTTTTTCCTGCTGCTGAATAACAGCATCGGGTTACCGCAATCCCCTTACGCACTGGTGGTGTTCACGAACGCGCTGATGGCGATTCCGTACGCGATCAAAGTGCTGGAAAACCCAATGCTAGACGTTGCAGAGCGTTACAACCGACTTTGCACATCGCTGGATATTCGCGGCTGGCAACGGCTGAAGCTGATCGAGCTTGCCGCGCTGAAACAGCCGCTGGCGCAGGCGCTGGCGTTTGCCTGCGTGCTATCGATTGGTGATTTCGGCGTCATCGCGCTGTTCGGCAATGAGCAGTTCCGCACGCTGCCGTTCTATCTGTACCAGCAAATTGGTTCCTATCGCAGCGCCGACGGCGCAGTCACGGCGCTATTGTTGATGCTGCTGTGCTTTATGTTATTTACCCTGATTGAGAAACTGGCAGGCCGTCATGATCGCGCTTGA